One genomic region from Carassius auratus strain Wakin unplaced genomic scaffold, ASM336829v1 scaf_tig00216794, whole genome shotgun sequence encodes:
- the LOC113098977 gene encoding monocarboxylate transporter 4, translated as MGEAAVDDGTSEVKAPDGGWSWAVLFGCFIITGFSYAFPKAVSVFFEELIREFDVGYSDTAWISSILLAMLYGTGPLCSILVNQFGCRPVMLVGGLFASLGMVLASFATSIIHIYLCTGVITGLGMALNFQPSLIMLNKYFSEKRPLANGLAATGSPVALCCLSPLGQVLQYEYGWRGGFLILGGILLNCCACGALMKPLDPPKTSETPGIENTPDDGNKKAKPKPKPKLLDFSVFSDLGFVIYTVAASIMVLGLFVPPVFMVSYAKELGNEDTKSALLLSIMGFTDIFARPTCGYIAGLQWVRPRCVYLFSIALIFNGTTDLVGSLSKDYTSLVVFCIFIGISYGMVGALQFEVLMTVVGTEKFSSAIGLVLLLEATAVLIGPPSAGHLLDSTKKYMFVFLLAGVEVVVSALVLAICNLLFIKKKPEAPETATKNGETVQEKEKNHSSTPPIEEPHKADGNSEKKAEDIMKDPREVETVLKDKDEQNKNITCSPDTKL; from the exons ATGGGTGAAGCGGCTGTGGATGATGGCACTAGTGAAGTGAAGGCCCCTGATGGTGGCTGGAGTTGGGCCGTGCTCTTCGGTTGCTTCATCATCACAGGTTTCTCCTACGCTTTTCCCAAGGCTGTCAGTGTTTTCTTCGAGGAGCTGATAAGAGAGTTCGATGTGGGCTACAGTGACACAGCCTGGATCTCCTCCATCCTGTTGGCTATGCTTTATGGCACTG GTCCGTTATGCAgcattttagtgaatcaatttGGATGCCGTCCAGTGATGTTGGTGGGTGGCCTCTTTGCATCGTTGGGAATGGTCTTGGCATCATTTGCCACAAGCATCATTCACATATACTTGTGCACAGGAGTCATTACAG GTCTTGGAATGGCTCTGAACTTCCAGCCGTCACtcattatgttaaataaatatttcagtgagaaGCGGCCGCTGGCTAATGGCCTGGCCGCTACTGGGAGTCCAGTGGCTCTGTGCTGTCTGTCCCCTTTGGGGCAGGTCCTTCAGTATGAATATGGCTGGAGAGGGGGCTTCCTCATCTTGGGAGGGATCCTTCTGAACTGCTGTGCCTGTGGGGCTTTAATGAAGCCTTTGGACCCGCCAAAGACCTCAGAGACCCCTGGGATTGAAAACACACCAGATGATGGTAACAAGAAAGCAAAGCCCAAGCCCAAGCCCAAGCTGCTGGACTTCAGTGTTTTCAGTGACCTGGGCTTTGTCATTTATACAGTCGCTGCCTCCATTATGGTGCTCGGTTTGTTTGTGCCTCCAGTTTTTATGGTGAGCTATGCCAAAGAGTTGGGAAATGAAGACACAAAATCCGCCCTACTGCTTAGCATCATGGGTTTCACTGACATTTTCGCACGGCCCACATGTGGCTACATCGCTGGACTCCAGTGGGTTCGCCCTCGATGCGTTTACCTCTTCAGTATCGCTCTCATATTCAATGGCACCACAGATCTGGTGGGCTCCCTGTCTAAAGACTACACCTCTCTGGTGGTGTTCTGCATCTTCATTGGCATCTCTTATGGCATGGTGGGAGCCTTGCAGTTCGAGGTTCTCATGACTGTTGTGGGTACAGAGAAGTTCTCAAGCGCCATTGGTTTAGTTCTCCTGCTTGAAGCTACCGCTGTGCTGATTGGGCCTCCATCTgctg GTCATCTTTTGGACTCCACTAAGAAGTACATGTTTGTTTTCCTGCTGGCTGGGGTTGAGGTTGTGGTGTCCGCTTTAGTGCTGGCCATATGCAACCTACTGTTCATAAAGAAGAAGCCTGAGGCACCAGAGACTGCAACAAAAAATGGAGAGACGGTGCAGGAAAAGGAAAAGAATCACTCCAGTACACCACCTATAGAGGAGCCCCACAAGGCCGATGGAAACTCAGAAAAGAAAGCCGAGGATATAATGAAGGATCCAAGGGAAGTGGAAACCGTTCTTAAAGATAAAGATGAGCAGAATAAGAACATCACCTGTAGTCCAGACACCAAACTCTGA